One stretch of Eupeodes corollae chromosome 2, idEupCoro1.1, whole genome shotgun sequence DNA includes these proteins:
- the LOC129946290 gene encoding oxysterol-binding protein-related protein 11 gives MESNISRVLNPNRHQLSGKLCKYTNVMKGWQYRWFTVDAQAGTLSYYLCDSSNDDGSPHILGNAPRCQIHLAAAVVCPSDEDSKTFSIGCASGDTMKLRAADARARQEWVDGLRAVVESHTKAMDINSSSLPPRELLAASDALVAARQELQQTELCNASLARAIENIQGPFSPTDPDLLMLKAISTASTQCLHQCLSLLQRHQEIQNTHNRNETTSVC, from the exons ATGGAATCTAATATCAGCAGGGTTCTTAATCCAAATCGTCATCAACTAAGCGGAAAGCTGTGCAAGTATACAAATGTAATGAAAG GTTGGCAGTATCGATGGTTTACGGTGGATGCGCAAGCGGGTACCTTAAGTTATTATTTGTGTGATTCATCAAATGACGACGGAAGCCCTCACATTCTGGGCAATGCACCCCGATGTCAGATTCATTTGGCCGCTGCCGTGGTTTGCCCCAGTGACGAGGACTCGAAGACATTTTCCATTGGATGTGCCTCAGGTGATACAATGAAGCTGAGAGCAGCCGATGCCAGAGCCCGACAAGAGTGGGTCGACGGACTGCGGGCAGTCGTCGAGAGTCACACCAAGGCTATGGACATAAATTCCAGCAGTCTTCCTCCCAGAGAATTGCTAGCCGCTTCAGATGCACTAGTTGCTGCTCGTCAAGAACTTCAACAAACAGAATTGTG CAACGCGTCCCTTGCCAGAGCAATTGAAAACATTCAAGGACCATTCTCACCTACCGACCCGGATCTGTTGATGTTAAAAGCAATCTCAACTGCTAGTACGCAATGTTTACATCAGTGCTTAAGCCTGCTGCAGCGTCACCAAGAAATACAGAACACACACAATCGAAACGAAACAACCAGTGTTTGTTAA